The following is a genomic window from Pseudomonas parafulva.
GACAGCGGAATCAGCACCGCCCCCGCGGCGCCCTGGATCACGCGCAGGAGGATCATCGCCTCCAGGTTCGGCGCCCAGGAGCAGGCCACCGAGGCCAGCAGGAAAATGAACGAGCCGGTCCACATCACCCGGCGCAGGGCGAACACCTCCACCAGCCAGGCGGTCAGCGGGATCATGACGATTTCCGCCACCAGGTAGGCCGTGGAGATCCACGAGCCTTCCTCGAAGCTGGCGCCCAGCGAGCCGCGGATTTCCGGCAGCGCCGCGCTGGTGACGTGCACGTTCATCCCGGCCATGAAGCAGCCCAGCAGCCCGCCCAGCACCGCCACCCAGGCGCGCAGCGAGACCGTGCGTTCAGTGCTCATCGCCAGGCTCCGCGCGGGTATCGACGCTGGTCAGCACCGACATGCCGGGCAGCAGGGTGATGCCCTCGGCGGGGTTGTCGAGCAGGATACGCACGGGAAAGCGCTGGACGATCTTGGTGAAGTTGCCGGTGGCGTTGTCCGACGGCAGCAGGGCGAAGACATTGCCCGAGGCCGGCGAGAAGCTGGCGACCCGGCCATGCAGGCGCGCCTCGGAAAAGCTGTCGACGCGGATCTGCACCGGTTGTCCGGGGCGCATACGCGCCAATTGGGTTTCCTTGTAGTTGGCCACCACGTAGGCCTGCTGCACCGGCACCACTGCCAGCAGCGGTTGGCCCGGCACCACGTATTGACCGGCACGCACGCGGCGCTGGCCGACCACCCCGGCGATGGGCGCGCGGATCAGCGTGTCCTGCGCGTCCTGCTCGGCCAGCGTCTGCCGCGCCTGGGCCTGGACCAGCGCCGCCTGCTGCTGCTCGAACACTGCGCCCGCCTCGGTGGCGCGCGCCTGGACCATGGCCAGGGTCGAGCGCGCCTCGCGCCACGCCGCCTGCGCGCCTTGCCAGCTGGCCTCGGCCTGGTCCGCACTGGCACGGGCGCTTTCCAGACGCTGGGCGGTCGCGGCGTGGTCGCGCACCAGGCCTCGATAGCGCGTGAGGTCCAGCGCACTGCGGCGACGTTCGGCGGCGGCACTGCGTTGCGTGGCCTCGGCCTTGAGGATCGCCTCGCGCTGCTGATGGATGCCCTCGGCGGCGATCTGCTGTCTGGCCTTGGCGACGTTCAGCGCGGCCTGCGCTTGCGTCACCGCCGCCTGCGCCTGGTCGAGACGGGCGCGGTAATCGTCGCTGCGCAGCTTGACCAGCACGTCGCCGGCGTGCACCGGCTGGTCGTCTTCGACCATGACCTCGGCCACATAGCCGGCCACCCGTGGGCTCAGGGCCACCCAGTCGGCGCGCACGTAGGCATCGTCGGTGGTTTCCAGATAGCGCCCGGTGCTCCACCAGTGGCCACCGTAGGCCAGCACGGCGAGGCCCGCCAGGCCGGCCGCGCCGGCCCAGAACAGGCGGCGACGGGCGGCCTGACGCTTGGCATGGGCGGTGGCAAGCGCATCGTCAGGGGCTACGGCAGTGTTCATGGTCGCACGTCCATTTCGGTGGTTTGCCAGCGCCCGCCAAGGGCGCGGAACAGGTTGACCTGGGCCTGGGCCAGGCGACCGCGCGCCAGCACTTGCGTGGCGCGCAGGGTGATCAGCTCGCGTTCGCTGTCGAGCAGGGCGAGGCCGTCCAGGCTGCCGGCGCGGTAACCGGCGTCAGCCAGGGCGTAGCCGCGCTGGCTGTGCTGCAGCGCCGCCTCCAGGCCCTGCACGTGGCGTCGTTCGCCGTCGTAGCGAGCCAGCGCCTCACGCACCTCCTTGAGGGCGGCCAACGCCACGCTGCGGTAGTGCGCCACTTGGCCGTCGGCCAGCGCCCGGGCCTTGTCGAGGCGGGCGCGGTTGGCCTTGAGGTTGGGAAACTGCCAGCTGATCAGCGGGCCGATGGCGAAGGTCATGGCGCGGCTGCTGCCGAGCCGATGCAGGTGTGAGTCGGCGGCGGTGAATGCGGCGCCGAAGCTCACCTGCGGATACAGGTCGGCCTGGGCGATGTCGATCTGCAGCCTGGCAGCGCGCAGTTCGCGCTCGGCCTGACGCACGTCGGGGCGACGTTGCAGCAGGTGCCAGCCATCGCCCACGGGCAAGGGCGCGGACAGCGTGGGAATGACCGTGCAGCGATCGAGCGGGCGGGCATCGGCCTGGCCGCTGAGCAAGGCCAGCTCGAAGC
Proteins encoded in this region:
- a CDS encoding HlyD family secretion protein; this encodes MNTAVAPDDALATAHAKRQAARRRLFWAGAAGLAGLAVLAYGGHWWSTGRYLETTDDAYVRADWVALSPRVAGYVAEVMVEDDQPVHAGDVLVKLRSDDYRARLDQAQAAVTQAQAALNVAKARQQIAAEGIHQQREAILKAEATQRSAAAERRRSALDLTRYRGLVRDHAATAQRLESARASADQAEASWQGAQAAWREARSTLAMVQARATEAGAVFEQQQAALVQAQARQTLAEQDAQDTLIRAPIAGVVGQRRVRAGQYVVPGQPLLAVVPVQQAYVVANYKETQLARMRPGQPVQIRVDSFSEARLHGRVASFSPASGNVFALLPSDNATGNFTKIVQRFPVRILLDNPAEGITLLPGMSVLTSVDTRAEPGDEH